The following are encoded in a window of Desulfomicrobium macestii genomic DNA:
- a CDS encoding metallophosphoesterase family protein, translating into MKIIVMGDIHADFRALNRFINKKRPEIILQCGDFGWWPHRHLVERIGRNHFFDQYAIKLQGTKIFWADGNHENHADLQERMKAAPGQPLEIPVPGCFYMPRGSVINLPDGRTAIFFGGAMSTDKEDRTEGDSWWAGEVPTQTDLEHARAQVQARGGRVDIVISHTAPSAFLRQLPKNKIDQSRLEDPTVALLDVILDEARPRQWFFGHFHLHTKGEDQGCAWQALSGEGLGGNWWVELGS; encoded by the coding sequence ATGAAAATCATCGTCATGGGCGACATACACGCAGATTTTCGAGCGCTCAACAGATTCATCAACAAGAAGCGGCCCGAAATCATATTGCAATGCGGCGACTTCGGCTGGTGGCCACATCGCCACTTGGTCGAGCGGATCGGCAGGAATCACTTTTTCGATCAGTACGCCATCAAGCTGCAGGGCACTAAAATTTTTTGGGCGGACGGCAACCACGAAAACCATGCCGACCTGCAAGAGCGCATGAAGGCGGCCCCAGGGCAGCCCCTGGAAATCCCGGTTCCCGGCTGTTTCTACATGCCAAGGGGCTCAGTCATTAACTTACCCGACGGCAGAACCGCCATCTTCTTTGGTGGGGCCATGTCGACCGACAAGGAGGATCGCACCGAAGGCGATTCCTGGTGGGCCGGGGAAGTCCCCACGCAGACGGATCTGGAGCACGCAAGGGCGCAGGTACAGGCCCGCGGCGGGCGCGTGGACATCGTCATTTCGCACACGGCCCCCTCGGCGTTCTTGCGGCAGCTCCCGAAGAACAAGATTGACCAATCCAGACTGGAAGACCCCACTGTCGCCCTTCTGGATGTGATTTTGGATGAGGCCCGCCCTAGACAATGGTTCTTTGGGCATTTCCACTTGCATACCAAAGGCGAAGACCAGGGCTGCGCATGGCAAGCCTTGAGCGGGGAAGGCCTTGGGGGGAATTGGTGGGTTGAGCTGGGTTCGTAG
- a CDS encoding metallophosphoesterase family protein — MILFAGDCHGDFEPMLEAAAGTTAVILLGDQEPLDDLASILGPEIAEKTWWIFGNHDSDDAEYLTRHAAMADRNLHCRVVEIDGLRIAGLGGTFRSNVLGVDRQTTLSDLAHVRPQDTRQSLAMIRKDKKLAPQDHTSIFPEDLALMARLASKTRVDVFVAHEAPESHKLGYRILGDVARALKARIQIHGHHHERYDAMIDGGVRVAGVGMSGMMIEWLQPRDGLFWLAAFPGGNVLAMGYDPKKKMYRGEFVGLEGCTSFMAPDLNNLQEEGSLILETFLKRPKCR; from the coding sequence ATGATACTCTTCGCCGGAGATTGTCACGGTGACTTTGAACCCATGCTGGAAGCTGCGGCCGGAACCACGGCGGTTATCCTATTGGGCGACCAGGAACCGCTTGACGATTTGGCGTCCATCCTCGGCCCGGAGATCGCTGAAAAGACGTGGTGGATATTCGGCAACCATGACAGCGACGATGCCGAATACCTGACGCGCCACGCCGCCATGGCCGACAGAAACCTGCATTGCCGTGTGGTGGAGATTGATGGCCTACGCATCGCCGGGCTCGGAGGCACCTTCCGGTCCAATGTCCTGGGTGTGGACCGCCAGACGACCTTGAGTGACCTGGCCCACGTCCGCCCCCAAGACACGCGCCAGAGTCTGGCAATGATCCGAAAAGACAAAAAGCTCGCACCGCAGGATCACACATCCATCTTCCCGGAAGATCTTGCGCTGATGGCCCGCCTTGCCAGCAAGACCCGGGTTGATGTCTTTGTGGCCCACGAGGCTCCAGAGTCCCACAAGCTCGGCTACCGGATTCTGGGTGACGTGGCCCGCGCCCTCAAAGCCAGAATTCAAATTCACGGCCATCACCACGAGCGTTATGACGCCATGATTGATGGAGGCGTCCGGGTTGCCGGGGTTGGGATGTCGGGCATGATGATCGAATGGCTCCAGCCAAGGGATGGGCTCTTCTGGCTTGCAGCCTTTCCTGGCGGCAACGTGCTTGCAATGGGATACGATCCGAAAAAGAAGATGTACCGAGGCGAGTTCGTCGGCCTGGAAGGGTGCACAAGTTTTATGGCCCCCGACCTGAACAACTTGCAGGAAGAAGGCTCCCTGATTCTTGAAACGTTCTTGAAAAGACCCAAATGTCGATAA
- a CDS encoding DUF6088 family protein, translated as MKKQSVIEVVRQRVAEIPEGKIFGYDVFGELAVTRRRALARALARLVEHEEIERAYRGTFYRPRWCKYGALGVGEGELIRSLGNVYRAGHDAHNALGISTQVPFVIEVAHPTWHHKRKLKYLNVRFVRSTLKEIPDDADYLLLMILDAIKNIKHIADASPDDAVNRLLWIIKRFEKEKVEKLVEYALHYPPRVRAILGAILEHARHKRLRSVLKATLNPQTEYLVGLKDSLPNLKKWKLVGPGRSYRAWERRWEKRRNEAQALES; from the coding sequence GTGAAAAAGCAAAGCGTCATCGAGGTCGTAAGACAGCGAGTAGCAGAAATCCCGGAAGGAAAAATCTTCGGCTACGACGTCTTCGGAGAGCTGGCAGTCACCAGGCGTAGGGCGCTCGCCCGAGCGCTGGCGCGGCTGGTGGAGCATGAAGAGATCGAGCGGGCGTATCGAGGGACGTTCTACAGGCCGCGCTGGTGTAAGTATGGAGCGCTAGGGGTCGGTGAAGGAGAATTGATCAGGTCGCTTGGGAATGTATATAGAGCCGGGCACGACGCGCACAATGCCCTCGGGATTTCAACACAGGTGCCCTTTGTTATTGAAGTTGCGCATCCGACTTGGCACCACAAGAGAAAGCTTAAATACCTCAATGTCAGATTTGTGCGCTCAACATTGAAAGAAATTCCTGACGACGCTGATTATTTATTGCTCATGATTCTCGACGCAATAAAAAATATTAAACACATCGCTGATGCGTCACCAGATGACGCGGTGAATCGGCTCTTGTGGATCATAAAGCGGTTTGAGAAAGAGAAAGTCGAAAAACTCGTTGAGTACGCCCTGCACTACCCGCCACGAGTGCGGGCCATCCTAGGTGCAATTCTGGAGCATGCACGGCACAAAAGGCTTCGATCTGTCCTCAAGGCGACATTGAACCCACAAACTGAATACCTTGTAGGTCTTAAAGATTCCCTGCCTAATCTTAAAAAATGGAAATTGGTTGGGCCTGGGCGCTCTTATAGAGCGTGGGAGCGGAGATGGGAAAAAAGACGAAATGAAGCACAGGCACTTGAATCATGA
- a CDS encoding metallophosphoesterase family protein produces MILFAGDAHGDFVPLIEEASEASAVILLGDQEPLSDLTVELGPGLAQKAWWIFGNHDSDYLNYFENHKSMADRNLHCQMIEIEGVRIAGLGGVFRAKKFEIDQTTRLDEVDLDCPQDTREAWIKLRRGGRAYPADFTSIFPDDIKALLALKGQVDVLATHEAPESHVLGFPLLGDLARAMGVKMLIHGHHHERYSATIAGGIRVEGIGMARTAEGFFWLGQGLGERA; encoded by the coding sequence ATGATTCTGTTTGCGGGGGATGCGCATGGGGATTTCGTCCCCCTCATCGAGGAGGCCAGCGAGGCCTCGGCAGTCATTTTGCTGGGCGACCAGGAACCACTGAGCGACCTGACAGTGGAACTAGGGCCTGGCTTGGCCCAGAAGGCATGGTGGATATTCGGGAACCACGACAGCGACTATTTGAACTACTTTGAAAACCACAAATCCATGGCCGACCGGAACCTGCACTGCCAGATGATCGAGATTGAGGGCGTTCGGATTGCGGGCCTAGGCGGGGTGTTCCGCGCAAAGAAGTTCGAAATTGACCAGACCACGCGCCTGGACGAGGTGGATCTTGACTGCCCCCAGGACACCCGGGAGGCATGGATCAAACTGCGGCGAGGTGGTCGGGCATACCCGGCTGACTTTACGAGTATTTTTCCCGACGACATAAAGGCATTGTTGGCGCTCAAGGGACAGGTCGATGTGCTGGCCACGCACGAGGCTCCGGAGAGCCATGTTCTCGGCTTTCCACTCCTCGGCGACCTCGCCCGCGCCATGGGCGTCAAGATGCTCATTCATGGGCACCACCACGAGCGCTACAGCGCCACTATCGCAGGCGGGATTCGCGTCGAGGGCATCGGAATGGCAAGAACAGCCGAAGGTTTTTTCTGGCTGGGTCAAGGTCTGGGAGAGCGGGCATGA
- a CDS encoding nucleotidyltransferase family protein produces MKPSEALRTHRDAVLKTVNARKACNARVFGSVLRGEDHEGSDLDILVDLLPGASLFDLGGLQIDLEELLGIPVDLVTPGDLPEKFRNLVIEEARKI; encoded by the coding sequence GTGAAGCCATCTGAGGCTCTTCGAACACACCGGGACGCCGTTCTCAAGACCGTCAATGCACGGAAGGCCTGCAACGCCCGTGTCTTTGGCTCTGTTTTGCGGGGAGAGGACCACGAGGGCAGCGACCTCGACATCCTCGTTGACCTCCTACCCGGGGCATCGCTGTTTGATCTCGGAGGGCTACAGATCGACTTGGAAGAGCTTTTGGGCATTCCTGTTGACCTCGTCACGCCTGGCGACTTGCCAGAGAAATTCAGAAATTTAGTCATCGAGGAGGCTCGGAAGATATGA
- a CDS encoding ankyrin repeat domain-containing protein, whose product MDTDYHDLACEGRLAQGFDQWDLKNPDGWSVAHEAARTGHLPPDFTRWEIRDADGWTVAHEAAMHGSLPPDFNKWDLADFDGYTVAHTAAEHGHLPPDFPHMDWVDIDGLSVGKVYAKKMSTLPANTEPAQKPKDSMRTMVYDFSKVRPPKNPIDPEEVATVRRILRQYPYEVEDDRIRLHPELKVTPEERLILRKYLMAKGYHATKDAVAELDSKEDAREDC is encoded by the coding sequence ATGGATACCGATTATCACGATCTGGCGTGCGAAGGCCGTCTGGCCCAAGGCTTCGACCAGTGGGACCTGAAAAATCCAGACGGTTGGAGCGTGGCCCACGAGGCCGCCAGAACCGGACACTTGCCTCCTGACTTCACCCGCTGGGAGATCCGCGACGCGGACGGATGGACCGTGGCCCATGAAGCGGCCATGCACGGCTCCCTCCCCCCTGATTTCAACAAATGGGACCTGGCGGATTTCGACGGCTACACCGTGGCCCACACCGCCGCCGAACATGGGCACCTCCCGCCCGATTTTCCGCACATGGACTGGGTCGATATAGACGGACTGAGCGTGGGCAAGGTTTACGCGAAAAAGATGAGTACATTACCGGCAAACACAGAACCGGCGCAAAAGCCCAAAGATTCCATGCGCACGATGGTCTATGACTTTTCCAAGGTGAGGCCTCCAAAGAATCCGATTGACCCCGAGGAGGTGGCTACGGTTAGGCGGATACTCCGGCAATATCCGTACGAAGTGGAAGACGACCGCATACGGCTTCACCCAGAACTCAAGGTGACGCCAGAGGAGCGCCTGATCTTGCGAAAATATCTGATGGCCAAGGGCTACCACGCCACCAAGGATGCGGTTGCTGAGTTGGATTCTAAGGAGGACGCTAGGGAGGATTGCTAG
- a CDS encoding site-specific integrase: MNRNYKLYTRLNDVFISDCISKTKEKKFIYYQKINSIAYVCWPNGRPCLPINMYLIDNSYLWTGNSAVTYASELSELIRYCARAGKGFNQIDDGDVYAFVDQLRSKSQVTDKHQRVRNDNTVRRILQRCLDFLNWYSNNLHHGSKPLLGERKDSPSVVCEKKKNPHNGRYYWSHRCAPEAHSTEPKIPIGLRVIEDIEDVIDRLGDPSAYPEPALRRFKNDTVFHQELLNYLYERRIFMIWMLKRTGLRPEELIRMPVKENQQAVAKQILTLPTLKRRKRIAPYRSFPITLKDGRVVLRYLSARKRWIEVCKGKFSEYKEQNSMFLSTEPGKCGANIGKTGLEKDFEKLSRLAGYKDKQACFSMFRHRFITYEVLSHLKQWENHHGNMVNEQDYRTILERVRKKTGHGNVDSLWHYIDIAREMDGAWGNIDRAVGRLHAAENLKLELEILKRDLRQINTNRLAAEQIVDMVSTRLTDIIRDARNSGLQTQSAD, from the coding sequence ATGAATAGAAATTATAAACTTTACACTAGATTAAATGACGTATTTATATCTGATTGTATTTCTAAAACTAAAGAAAAAAAATTTATTTATTATCAAAAAATAAATAGTATTGCATATGTTTGCTGGCCAAATGGAAGGCCTTGCTTGCCAATTAACATGTATTTGATCGACAATAGCTATCTTTGGACAGGCAACTCAGCTGTAACTTACGCTAGCGAATTATCAGAATTAATTCGTTACTGCGCTCGGGCAGGAAAGGGTTTCAATCAAATAGATGATGGCGACGTATATGCTTTTGTCGACCAACTTCGCTCAAAATCTCAAGTGACGGACAAGCATCAGCGAGTTCGTAACGACAATACGGTTAGACGAATTCTACAAAGATGTTTAGATTTCTTAAATTGGTATTCAAATAATCTCCATCATGGATCGAAACCTCTTTTAGGTGAACGAAAAGATTCTCCTTCCGTTGTTTGTGAGAAAAAAAAGAACCCTCACAATGGCCGTTATTATTGGAGCCATAGATGTGCTCCTGAAGCCCACAGTACAGAGCCAAAAATACCGATAGGATTACGGGTTATTGAAGATATTGAAGATGTAATTGATCGCCTTGGAGACCCCTCAGCTTATCCGGAGCCGGCTCTTCGCCGCTTTAAAAATGATACTGTATTTCATCAAGAATTACTAAACTATTTATATGAGCGACGTATTTTCATGATTTGGATGCTGAAACGCACGGGCTTGCGCCCTGAAGAGTTAATACGCATGCCTGTCAAAGAGAACCAACAGGCTGTTGCAAAACAAATATTAACTTTACCGACTTTAAAAAGACGCAAACGAATTGCCCCCTACCGCTCTTTTCCAATAACCCTCAAAGATGGTCGAGTAGTTTTGAGGTATTTATCTGCAAGAAAAAGGTGGATAGAAGTTTGTAAAGGAAAATTTTCTGAATATAAAGAGCAAAACTCTATGTTTTTAAGCACTGAGCCTGGAAAATGTGGCGCTAATATCGGAAAAACTGGTCTAGAAAAAGACTTTGAAAAACTTTCACGGTTAGCTGGATACAAAGATAAACAAGCATGCTTTTCGATGTTTAGACATCGATTTATAACTTACGAAGTGCTGTCACATCTTAAACAGTGGGAAAATCATCACGGTAACATGGTGAATGAGCAGGATTATAGAACAATTCTTGAACGAGTTAGAAAAAAAACTGGGCATGGCAATGTCGATTCTTTATGGCACTATATTGATATAGCTAGAGAAATGGATGGTGCATGGGGAAATATTGACAGAGCAGTTGGTCGTCTCCATGCAGCAGAGAATCTTAAATTAGAATTGGAGATATTAAAAAGAGATTTACGGCAAATTAACACTAATAGACTGGCTGCAGAACAAATAGTCGACATGGTTAGCACGAGACTCACTGATATCATCCGAGACGCAAGAAACTCTGGATTGCAGACTCAAAGCGCTGATTGA
- a CDS encoding helix-turn-helix domain-containing protein, with protein MSIYDVRAETKGITSNVKKIMEDKAVSIVTLSNETKLSTKIIERARTDKIKLCKLETLAIIAKGLKVKVKDLFSE; from the coding sequence ATGTCGATTTACGATGTTCGAGCCGAAACAAAAGGGATCACAAGCAATGTTAAAAAAATTATGGAAGACAAAGCAGTGTCAATTGTGACGCTTTCAAATGAGACAAAGTTGTCAACAAAAATTATTGAGAGGGCGCGTACAGATAAAATTAAACTGTGCAAACTTGAAACACTTGCCATAATCGCAAAAGGACTAAAGGTAAAAGTAAAGGATCTATTTAGCGAATAA